A genomic window from Nicotiana sylvestris chromosome 11, ASM39365v2, whole genome shotgun sequence includes:
- the LOC104235717 gene encoding ankyrin repeat-containing protein BDA1-like, with protein sequence MELELKRTAETGDINAFYGVVERKPGILKAIEAKDFAETPLHVAASAGNTELAIEILSLKPSFGRKLNPSGYSPLDMALRYGQQETVKQLIKFDPELIGLRSRERKTPLHYAAETDDADLVAEFLVACPTAVKQLTVRGETAVHLAVLKGSTNAFNVLMGWIIRTDNTGILGWKDNRGNTVLHIAAQTGQVEVIERLIKEKVNLHGRNQANQTALDVVSSAEIQNLLRRAGALRSSELLDDLMYKDFLTTHKYKQCRQAARTQVDLDKGIADGARNSFLVATVLIATATFQAVLSPPGGGWLSKEDDTNYINSNPTLPAPPPPPVELYDDVNFEIDMFNFYKFIFLNSITFGSSLGMTFLLMPLSVKVVVRNVCIGGK encoded by the exons ATGGAGCTAGAGTTGAAACGGACAGCCGAAACAGGGGATATTAATGCTTTCTATGGAGTTGTTGAAAGAAAACCAGGAATTCTTAAAGCCATAGAAGCGAAAGATTTTGCAGAAACACCATTACATGTAGCTGCATCTGCTGGGAACACAGAATTGGCTATTGAAATCTTGAGTTTAAAGCCTTCCTTTGGGAGGAAGCTAAATCCCAGCGGATATAGCCCATTGGATATGGCCTTGCGTTATGGACAGCAAGAGACGGTTAAGCAGCTCATAAAGTTTGATCCTGAGCTCATTGGACTACGAAGTAGGGAGAGGAAGACTCCATTACACTATGCAGCGGAAACTGACGATGCTGATCTTGTTGCAGAGTTTCTAGTTGCCTGCCCCACTGCAGTCAAGCAACTGACCGTTCGAGGAGAAACTGCAGTCCATTTGGCTGTGCTAAAAGGAAGTACAAATGCTTTTAACGTGctaatgggttggataattcggACAGACAACACGGGGATACTGGGATGGAAGGATAACAGAGGTAATACAGTGTTGCATATTGCTGCACAGACAGGTCAAGTTGAG GTTATTGAGCGATTAATAAAGGAGAAAGTTAACCTTCATGGCAGAAATCAAGCAAATCAGACAGCTCTTGATGTGGTTAGTAGCGCGGAGATTCAGAACTTATTGCGACGAGCCGGCGCTCTGCGGTCGTCAGAGCTTCTTGACGATCTCATGTACAAAGATTTTCTGACCACACACAAGTACAAGCAATGTAGACAAGCAGCGCGGACACAAGTGGATTTGGATAAAGGAATTGCAGATGGCGCGCGAAATTCGTTTCTAGTAGCGACTGTATTGATTGCAACAGCCACTTTTCAAGCCGTTCTTAGTCCTCCTGGTGGAGGTTGGCTTAGCAAAGAAGACGACACTAATTACATAAACAGCAACCCTACTTTACCTGCGCCTCCGCCTCCGCCGGTGGAGTTATACGATGATGTTAACTTCGAGATTGATATGTTCAACTTTTACAAATTTATATTCCTAAATTCCATAACATTTGGTTCTTCTCTCGGGATGACTTTCCTGTTGATGCCTTTGAGTGTTAAAGTAGTTGTCAGAAATGTTTGTATCGGTGGGAAATGA
- the LOC138880885 gene encoding uncharacterized protein, whose product MGSILETAKVSSANVTTSANNGGGMKDSSHPYFFHPSDSPGMNLVNTNFDGKSYGGWRRSILIALSAKNKVGFIDGTCLAPSSETPDFKLWNRCNDMVISWLLNSLSREIGESVIYSKTAKHLWDDLEDRFGQSNGAKMYHLQK is encoded by the coding sequence ATGGGTTCCATTCTTGAAACAGCTAAGGTCAGTTCAGCAAATGTCACCACCTCTGCAAATAATGGAGGTGGAATGAAGGACTCAAGTCATCCTTACTTCTTTCACCCCTCAGATTCACCCGGAATGAACTTAGTAAACACAAACTTTGATGGTAAAAGCTATGGAGGGTGGCGCAGGTCCATTCTCATTGCTCTTTCTGCCAAAAACAAGGTGGGGTTCATAGATGGAACCTGCCTTGCACCAAGCTCAGAAACACCTGACTTCAAGTTATGGAATAGGTGTAATGACATGGTCATATCTTGGTTGTTGAACTCTCTTTCCAGAGAGATTGGTGAAAGTGTCATCTATTCCAAAACAGCCAAACATCTGTGGGATGATTTGGAAGATAGATTTGGTCAATCAAATGGTGCAAAAATGTATCATTTACAGAAATAG